The genomic interval AGCCTACTGCAAGCCATcctccatttcctttccttgaGCACATCTGTCTCCAGTGTCAAATTACTGGTGCACATTCCTTCTGTTTGATGACCATCATTTTCTTCCGGAGCAGTGTCACCCCCCCAGGCAGGAAAGGCTGCTGAGAACAAACAGGCAGGGAAGcagattttcatttttcttcacGGAAAGTATGAAATGCTAAAGAGGACAAGCAGGTTTTAGTTTCTGAGCAGGTTTTCATTTCCAAACAGATTACAATCCTGACAAACTccaccattttttttccttataccATTATTTCTGAGCTAATTAGGTTTATCTTGAGAAAGCATATTTCACAATTATAGTAAATGAAGAAGGTAAACACTATATTTGGCTTCTGACATTGTACCCTGGGTTGGAGAAACACCATCCTTTATATTCAGAGCTGGAGCTTAGACCAAATAAAGTCATATGATAATCCCAGTGAAATTtgtggtggaaaaaaaatacagaagccTAAATAACATGACAAAATTTATTCCTTGAAGCATTTTTTTGCCAACTTTTTCTCCTCGAGCAGTGACTTGAATTTTTTTCGCAGTTTTCATTTGTTGCAGAGATCATATACTGTCTTGCAATGCCATGGGAAGGCACTAGGAAAAGCCTAGAATTTCCTGATGACATTTTCCATTGGACTTGATTATGAGCTTCACCAAATTCTTGTGAAGTAAATGTTTTTATCCCTGATCTTGTCTGGTTAGTGAAATGATTAAACTGCATCAGCAGGAGCTTgaggaacaaagctagaaaatcTATTAGAAACTCTAATATTATATCTTATCTGACACTTCCAAGGCAAAATAAGCAAGGATTTTCACTGTTACTATCACTGCTGAGCATACAGCATGTCGTCTTGTAGCACAGTAGAGATCCACAGTGATCAATGTAGTTTTACAGATCTCTAGGAGGGGAAGAGACAGTATTCAAGGGGGTGTCGGAGAATTGTTATGTGTGGCAATACTGTTTTCAATTAATTCCTGTACCTGAGAAGTTTCATTTAACATTTTGTGCTGATAGCATTTGAAAGCTATTCTCAAAGATTAATGATAAACACTAGAATGTATAGTTATATGCTGGCCTTCTGAGGAAAGGTAAGATTTGATTTCTAAGAGTCCAGCAGGGAATGCTAATTAATCCCTTACTCCTTACTAGGAATTGTTCAATTATCTTTCTCTCCTGTTGTGATCATCCAGCTCTGCTCACTCTACTTCTCATTACTATGAATTGTACTTCATCTGCCTATTGTCTTTTGGGCTTCCAATCACTTATTTAAATAGTCAAAAGAATTTGTTTAATGTGTGACAAAAATATTTGATATTCCTTGTCAGTTTTCTCTTATTTCTCCCAATCTTATTTTAATAAATGGCacaattatttcattttttccaAAGAAGTAGAGTGTAACAATCATGCTGTACTGAAAATGTCATGCAGAACAACTGACATCCAGTGAAGTGATACAGTCCTGAGCATGACTTACTGAAATGTGTCAAACAAAAGACAATGCCATGTCTTTCAGCAGCCTAAAATTTTCCATGTTGTAACTTTTGAAATTATTTCTGCCATGCACTAACTCCTTTTTTTCACTTTGTGGAAGTCAACTGATAACTTGACAATTTTGATCCTACCAAGGACATAGAGGGAAAAGTATCTGCTGGAAAAATAGCAATGATACAGGTGATAGACGCTGAAACCATCATCCCTCTGTTGAATTCCTTTCAGAttttagaaaacaaaatggaagaTGTTGATTCAAAGAACAAATTCTTCTAGCTCATAAAGCATTATCTGTACTTTCATCATTCCTATGTACTTCACATTCTTCTTAAGCCCATTAAAAAATATACCAGCAACCACTGAAAAAGCCAGAAACATTATGTTGTTACATTTTTGTCCAGTTGTTCTTTGCCTAATTTCAAGTAATAGCATGTCATATTAaaagtaaatacttaaaggaaagctgcttgcagaaaaaaatgtaattgGAATAATACACTTCAGAAATTTCCTCAGTGGGTAAGCATCAAAATACCACTCTAACTTCGGTGACGATTACAAGAAACCTGTGATGCTTGTTACAGTGACCTAGACTTCAGTAGTCAAATAAACCTTTGCATGGCATAACTGTGGAATGAACAGCTCATAATAAGCCTGAATGTTGTACCTTACTCAGTCCTCTAAAAATCTGATGTTTCCACAGAATGCCAGTAAACTTCACCACATACAGGCGCAGAAGATGCCTAGATAGCCCGAGGGACTCACAATGGTCTGAGCATTCTTTCTGCCCCTTCAAGCTATTTACCAAGTCCCTATCACTTTGAAGTCTATACTACCTTTCACCTTGAGAAAACCAGCACATATACTAAGGTTATGTATGAACCTTGTATAGCTGATTGAAAGCCATCATTATTTACAGGGCTGTATGAACAAAGTTGCCAGTATGCTCCCATTCACAGTTAACAAGTGAACAGACTCCTAAAGATGTCCCAGAACTGTGGATATAGTGCTGAAGTGCTGCAGTAAGACTTAGGAAATTGAGGATGTAACCTCAGTTCTGTCACAAActtgctgtgtgacctggtgTCTTGGTCTCAAGGCTGGGATAAAGTTAGTTCTCTTTACTTAGTATAAACACTACCTAGCAATAACTCCAGGATCTTTCAGCTTCTCATGCTAAATCCACACTGCAACATTATACCAGTCCCAAAACCAGGCCACACCATTTCTACACTCTCTGTTTCACCTTTATATTTGAAATTATACACTCTTGAGGACAATTCTGTCACTGGCAGGACTTTGATTTCAATTGAGCTACTGGCATCAGTATTGAACAAAAGTCTATGTCAAAGACCAGAGATTGTACACAGAAAACAGTGACCACCAATCTCTACAGATGAACAATTCAAAGTGTGTTCTGTTTATGACAGACCAGTTATATCCACCAGCAGAGGATTTCCTTCAATATTGTTTTATCTAAGACATCTTCCTCAGTCTTGCCATAATTTTAAAATAATGTCTATTAATTATTCTCACAGCGTAATCAAGATGCAAGTTGCCTTCTAATTCGTACACACGTTCTTTACCTAGACAAACCAAGTAACAATGCATCACTCTGAGGAGTACTATTGAGGTAAACAAGTTTTTAAAGGAAACGGAAAAGTCTACAACAGGGAAGGAAAATACAGGGAAATGTAACCTAAAAGTATTTATTACACTTTAGAGTCAGTTAAGCAAAGAATATCTTTAGACCACTTcagaaaatgcttttcttttaaTAATAGCAGTATTTAATCGATACCAAAATGTAGTctttgctgtattttttttttttcaaacacaaACTTCTTCCACAAGAGCACAAACTTTCATTTTCCAAATCACGAGGTAGCAATGCATCCCAGGGAAACACAGCTGAAAACATGAAAGGGATCAGTCAAAGTTTTAACTGAAGACAGTAATTCACTGGATTTCAAACTCATCACTGCTTCTAAAACGTTTCAcagtttttttgccttttttcttttcaggctTGCATACCTGCACTCTTTCCACCCAGGCTATTTTCATTCTCTTTGTTAATGCGAGCTCTCATCATCAGCTAGCACCAATATAACGCAACCTACAGGTGGGTTATGCAAAGCTAGTCCCAAACGAAACTGCTTTCCCGAGCACGGCATTTTGTACCATATACATCGTGTGATATTTCTGTTTTACCcgacaagggaaaaaaacacaacaccaaAAACAATCAACCAACTCAAAGCCCTCACAAATCAGTTTCAGAATATTCTGATCCTTTAAAAATCCTTCCCAGCACAAAAGACACCCATTAGCCTTAACTGCTACCCGTTTCACTTTGAATAGCCACAACTTCGCAGCTAGTTTAGAGAAGAGAACAAGCACTTAAGCTGTGAGAGGCACCAGGCTTGGGGAGACTTCCCAGCCTGCTCTTTCAGAGGAGACAAAGTGGGGGGGCCGTGACGGGGTGTGGAGAGGGCAGGGTTAGTAAGCGGACGGGGGGAACTTCCTGCCACTGCTTTCTGCATGTGGGACCAATATGGGCAATGCAGTTTAAACAGTTGCAAATGGGGGAGGGTACataggggcttttttttttttttcctttcctgccagGGTTGAATTTAAAGTGAAGTCGCTGCATTGTTCAAGAGGCTCCTTGTCCATAAAGCATTGACCAAAGCTACTGTTTACACGGACTTTTCATTCCTGCTTTGTTTGCTTATGGAAAAGAAGGGGgagtgacttaaaaaaaaaaaaaaaaaacagaggaaagggagaaggaaagcgAGGGAGGCACTGACCGCAGTGCAAACCAGGACCCTTGCCCCTGCCTGATCATTAACCTTGCGGGAAACGCCGCTGCCGCTGGCTCCCCGGCGTGTCACTGGCGTATGAACCGCGCCAGGGGCTGCCTACCTCTTACAGCCACGCGGGCAGGCATTCTGTACGCTTCGTCGCCTATACAGGTATATACCTATACCTCCCAGAGCACGCCTCTACGCTGACTGCAGATATGAAACTCCAACAGCTCCTTTGTATCGTGGTTTTCCTCCTGGCGAGCCTCCTTCCTGCCAGTGGGCAGCGGCCAGGTAAGCGATGCCGAAGCCCGACTGCGTGTGGCCCGGGGTACGGGTGTCGTGCTTAGCCCAAGGGCACCTCCAGCATGTTATATTTATCCGCACCCAACACGCGGTTTCTGCCCTCCGAGGACGAGTTGGTAGCTGCCTGCCTTGCGCTGACACGCTGTTTAGGAAGCGTGTTTCTACCTCTGTGTGCTTCATCTCCGCTTTCAGTGGCAGTACGACGTGATGCATCGGGCACCTTTGGAGGTAGTGGGGCGGAATAAACCGGGGTTCAAGGCAGGCAGTTGCTGTAAACCTGCTGCCTGGAAGCATCGCCGGCAGGGGAGGTGCGGTGAAGGCGCTGGCAGTTTGCGGGGAGCAGCGGGGCTGCCCTGTCTTGGTGAGGGCAGAACCGCTCACCTCCGGCCGCGGCCACCGGGGCACATCGCCCGCCACTTTTCCTCACCCCTTGTCTCCCCCTCCCCGCAGCCAACCTGGCCCTGCGCAGGAAGCTCCACCGGCACGGCTGCTCCCACCGGCGCTGCATGCCGCTGCACTCCCGAGTGCCCTTCCCCTGAGGTAATCCGCGCATGCCGGGCGTTGGGAATGGTACGGAGGCCATACCTGCCTCCCCGCAGGCGCTGTGCGGGCGCGGCGGGCCGCGTTCTACACACCTTTCCTACTTGACACCTGCGTTTCTACGCAGTTTAAGAGGCGCTTGACGAAGGACGCTAAACTTCAGGTGTGGCTTCACCTGGTCTCCGCTGGTTGTGCTGTGGGAATAGGACTTTGGGTAGGAGCACGGTGGGTAGCCTCCCGGTGTGAGGAGAGCTCTCACGGGACGCTACTGCCCCGCTATCCCCTCCCAGACTACCACTTCCCGCGCAAATGCCTTCCCTGAGGTACAGGGGGAAAAACCGCGTCCCCACAAGGCCTCAAAGCTGTTAGGGGTCAAACAGCGTAGAGTGGGCGTAAAAGCTGCGCAGAGCGATAGCTTCAGATCACGCTCCGGGACTTCAAGCTCTGACAGGGTTTCTGTTGGATGCCGGGCAAAGTCACCTCGGTCTGCCAGTCAGTCACATAAAGGTAGCAGCACTTACCCACTTCAAAGGGGACTGCCATTCTTAATCCTTGTCAGCGAAAGACTTTGAGCTCCTTGGATGAAAGGCTATACAAGTGCAAAACATTAATGCTTTATAGCTGACAAGGGCATATACATTCAAATTCTAAGTGACCGAAGAAGCACACAGGTAGCATATGCAAATAGTGCAGACATCAAAAGGAGAGCGAGGGTCTCTTGCAATTTAAGAATGAATAAAACATGGAGTCAGTAGTTTTGCATCTTCTAAACTCATTATATTGAAATAATGTTGTTAGCCCCAGGCACGACAGCATCATAAAAAAGTCATGTTAGAAGCTGCACTCTGCGGACCCAAGATGTTGCCATTTACTAAGCAGTTAACAGGGAAAAGGAGACCAAAGCCAAACTTTTAACAAACCTACACCAAGAATCTTGGCAATGCATAAACCGCTCTGGTGAAAAGTTCCTACACCACTCCCCACACAGCCACTCAAAAAAAAAGTACTATTCTACTCTGTAGTGCTGGCCTATGAACAGGTAGAATGTGCATATAGGAGGGTGCACTGCCAAGTTTGTGAAGTTGAAAGAAAAGGCTGCATACAGAATGGTAGAAGTGAGCTGCAAGTATAAAAAGGATGCCTGAAGGATGCTTTGCTGCTGAATGCCATGTCTCCTCACTGACTTCATTTCCACTAGAGACAGATTAAATGAGATTCCCACATCACTTCAAGCATCAATCTAAAAAGATAAGCAATCAGATCAATTCACTCAGCATGTAGAGACTGAATGACTGGGACAGTGGAATTCAGGCCCAGAGACTTCTTGAATCATTCTGAATGGCTTGCTTTGCTTCCCAAGGAAAGCAAATTTAACCCCCTTTCCTCCAGTTCGGCATTCATAGTCTGGAGATCTGTGCAGAAAGCACCTGTGTTTTCTCTAATACGCCCTGAAATGCACCTTGCTTGGGACTGTAATAGATGCACAATACATGTGCACTTAGACTGGAATTATTTTCCTAACAGAAGATCAAGACAAAAGATACTTTCGGTGTCACCTCATTTTCTGTGGGCAGCTGATTTCCTGTAACAAGATACAGTGACAAAGCAAAAGgatgtattttttaatttataatattttttttaaagacatctATCTAAAGATAATACTGTTTTATAAAGCTATCTAGAAATCCATAAAGAGTGACTGGGGAATAAGGGGTGCCAGGCACCTGAACAAGCTCTCTTAAGACCAGTCATCATTGTGAGTGCTCTGCTCCTTTATCTTAAGTAGGATTTACCATCTACATTTACATTCCCTTCCAGTTTTAGTCCTAATTCAGCAAATATTTACATGCCTGAGTAACTTGACTCACATGAGTAATCTTACTGATCTCAATGGAGTTGTACATATGGATAAAGCTATTTGCAGATGCAAACAGGATGGTCCCATGAGCCTTTCAACAGGTGGCTGGAAACTAGGATGACCATAGCTGCCTCTCTCTTTATCAACAACACTTAAAATGAGGAGAGGATTGAACTTGATGGTTTTTGTCAGTTACTTTTTATATTTGAAGCCTTCTTGCCTCTAGAtttttgatattttttttcttaaacgtTTTAAATTACCAGATTAAGAAACATTACCCCAAATTGCCACTGTGTATTTAATAAATAATGTATCTTGTATGAAATATTAGACTACTCAATCATTCATTAATGGTTATTTCtctacttttttcccctcccagcaATTTCATAATGGGCTTCTCAGTGTTTTAAAGGAGCAACAATTAAACTGATAGTTTGTCAGAAGACCAGATTGACAACAGCTGATCTGATAGAGCCACTGCAGTCCTGTCTTCAGCAGTCCTGTCTGTCACATTCTGCAAGACCTGGTACAGATGCCCCTGGCTCACACcctaggaagagagaggaaagaaatggagggtAGGAGGATATACATGAAACCTATCTGGTTGAAAGATTCCATATATATTCCTTGGCTCTCATAATAACTAGTGAAAGTTAAAGACCAAATCAAACTTCAAGCATCTGTGATGGATGTCAAGTGGCATTAAGAAGAATCTGTCGAAGGGGATTCTTAACAGTCTGTCCAGACTAAGAGACATTGTGCATGCTGTTGACTACTTAATTCAGGCTGTGTGTAGGGCAGTGTTTAGGGTGATGAAATAATGTCAGACTCCAGCATAGAACTGTCAAAGTCCATTTTTAGTTTATACTTTTATATATGaataatatatacatatatattttaacACCTAACATTACACCTTTATGAAATTAACTTAATGATAATGTAGAATGTATTACTGTAATAGTACCAAAGCCAGCACCACACCAGTGGTCCTATTAGCTTCAAGTATAGTAAGCATAGTACAAGTTTACAATATGTGAAAACGAAGAGAGTGTTATCCCTCATCCTACAGATAGAGAAGTGAAGCGCACAGAGATAAGAGATTAGCTACGAGTCATGCAAAACTGATAACTCAGATCTCTGAAGCCAGGCCTTAAGGTCAAGCCCATCCTCCTTTCTAATGAGCTGTTACTGCAAAGCCTATCATTTGTGTTCTTAATCTGGACTGCCAAACCAGACAGCTAAAACATACTTGAAAATTCAGTGCTGTAGTACTATTTGCTTAATAGTAGTTTTCTTAAAATACCCACTACGGTATTATAAATAGAGCATAAAAATAGACCATTGAAAAGAAACCTTTGTTTTGTCAACCTCAGTGTTGCATAGTACTCTATTCCTGTCATTTAAATAAATGGGATATCTGGAACATGGCACTACAATGAAAGAGAACttcaaacagaaaacaggctgtTCTCTTCAGTAGTGGTCACGAATACATTAAGCTTTTATTTTCAATTTTGCTCTTAAAAATACACGTTTCACATCTCCTTTTTATATCAGAAATAACAAACCTACTtataaaggaaaacatggtaGTCCTGTCATTAGCAGAACTAAAACATCTGAAAAGGAGCCATATCCAGATTTTTAAGTCATCGCACTAGAGCTGAGATGTCCACATTTTTTGTACGTTGTATAAAGATGCACAAAGATCAGCGGCATCATGGTTTAAATCCAGTATTAGATTTTTGTCTTGCAACGCAGTTACTAGTAAGTGAAAGAACAGCAACCCAGAAAACTGGAGAGCTTCATCTTTCCAACGAGTGTCTCCATGTAACCCCTCATCTCTAAAAACCTGAAATCTTAATGAGATTTACACAGATGGAACTTAGCAGGAGTTTCAAATTTCTTTATATAGAAAGAACAATAAAAATTACACTGTGTTCTTGAGTTTTGGGAAATCATCATAAAAAGGTGAACAAACCTGTCTGTACTAACAAGCAGCCCTGTAGGTAAACCTTTGCAGTTGTTTCTTGGGTgttctttggttggttgtttggggttttttttaagaagttgtttttttccaaaattagaGGTATACTACCATTAATTTTATcttaaattatttatttaacTTCGCTTTCATATCTATCCATGGCTATCTCTGTTTAGAAGTACAGGTGAAGAGTatgagaaagcaagaaagatgaAGAATAATTAACAGTCAAGCATATGGATTTATCATGGCACTGGATAATTTCTATAATCTTAACTATTCAATTCAGTAGAATTGTAAGAAAATCATAATGTAGCTGAGAGCTATATATGCATGTTCCTTTACAGatgtaaaaataaaagaacaatTACCCAAGTGCCTTAGAAAGACACTGTCACTCTATAAACCTATTGTAAATGCCTGTTCTTTTTAGATATGCTGATACCATAAAATCTTTGAAAAAGGCATCCATTGTGATCTTTTATAGACATGTTTATCAACTAGCTGTGTGTTTTGTAAAAAGATACCTCAAAATGCAAATAACATCTAGTTTTAAATAAACTTTCTACACTTTAAAGTTTATATTCTTGAGCTGCCTGATCCAATGCACCTAAATAACATTGAGAATTTATCTAGTTTGGCTGTGGATTCATAAGGAACCTACATAAAAAATAATTTGTTAATATATGACACAATTAGTAATGGGAACTTTGTTCTGTATTTCTAAAGAGATGAAattctgattaaaaaaatatagaAAGAACTTAGTTTCAAATTCTTGATTGGTGTGATCAATGTGCTGTAAATTGATATCATGATACCACGGTAGCATTACAGCAGAACCCAGACTGTGCACTGTCTTCGTGCTACAACAGCTGAATTGAGTTCTCTGTGTTCTCATGTGAATATCTTCAAAAGAAGTTTGTCAAAGTGCACATGGCTGTGTACTGAAAATCATCATTGATGTTTGCACGAACCCCATCTAACAGTCAAGACTTGCTCCAAACATAAATTCAGATCTCCAATTCTGAAAGGCAAAATGTAATTTTTCTGACATCTAAAACTAACTCCCTGTCTTGTGCATAGTTgttagctggggaaaaaaaaaaaaaatcattttcaaGTCAGTATTGGCTATTTTAGAGTGAAATCCAAAATTATGTAACAGCAAGTCAGCAGGAAATAGAGGTAAATGTAAGGCTGCGGTGAGAAACAGCAGATTAGAGTGTTCCCAAAGGATAATAAACAATTCACCTCTTCCCTTTCCAGtatggaaaaaaaggaaattataGAAGAATAAAGACTGAAAATATTTCCCATACGCCACATACATATGCTAAAAATATCTGTGTCTGTACACAGAA from Pogoniulus pusillus isolate bPogPus1 chromosome 9, bPogPus1.pri, whole genome shotgun sequence carries:
- the APELA gene encoding apelin receptor early endogenous ligand, which encodes MKLQQLLCIVVFLLASLLPASGQRPANLALRRKLHRHGCSHRRCMPLHSRVPFP